From the Photobacterium sp. GJ3 genome, one window contains:
- a CDS encoding type II secretion system F family protein, translating to MSNPALMSVLVISVWLMAVGYGWHRQRQRTHWQQQARRYSPYRLKAETSSGRSMPEWYLTMATVLGAKRMQFWQRVVPAAVIGMTVLLLVNGMSAAVALGLSLTVTVLGVWFVYHQLQQQALDAFRDQLPEVIDGMIRAVRVGAPMADTFAVIAEQYAQADDQRAVVSRLFGQMHDELSVGQPLTETLSRAAARMPVAEFRFLTVVLSLQQETGGRLSEVLAQLGATLRGRKELQASVASITSESRSSAKVLAALPVLIVLVLFSAGREHFDFLMATTQGQIVLAYVVGSVLFGLFLIRRLTQIKA from the coding sequence GTGAGTAATCCGGCATTGATGAGTGTACTGGTCATTTCAGTCTGGCTGATGGCAGTCGGATACGGGTGGCACAGGCAGCGTCAGCGGACCCACTGGCAGCAGCAGGCCCGGCGATACAGTCCTTATCGATTGAAAGCGGAGACATCGTCTGGTCGCAGCATGCCTGAATGGTATCTCACCATGGCGACAGTACTCGGTGCTAAACGAATGCAGTTCTGGCAGCGTGTGGTTCCGGCGGCGGTGATTGGGATGACAGTATTGCTGCTGGTGAATGGCATGAGCGCCGCGGTGGCGCTGGGCTTATCGCTGACGGTGACCGTGCTGGGCGTTTGGTTTGTTTATCATCAGCTTCAGCAGCAGGCACTGGATGCGTTCCGGGATCAATTGCCGGAGGTGATCGACGGCATGATCCGTGCGGTACGGGTGGGGGCACCGATGGCTGACACCTTTGCGGTGATTGCTGAGCAATATGCACAGGCCGATGATCAGCGGGCTGTGGTGTCGCGCCTGTTTGGTCAAATGCATGATGAGCTGTCGGTCGGACAGCCACTCACAGAGACGCTGTCTCGGGCAGCGGCACGAATGCCGGTGGCCGAGTTCCGGTTTCTGACCGTGGTCCTGAGCCTGCAGCAGGAAACCGGGGGCCGTCTGTCTGAAGTCCTTGCCCAGCTCGGTGCCACCTTGCGTGGCCGAAAAGAGCTGCAGGCCAGTGTGGCCAGCATTACTTCAGAATCGCGTAGTTCTGCCAAAGTACTGGCGGCATTACCTGTGTTGATTGTGCTGGTGCTGTTCAGTGCGGGCCGGGAGCATTTCGATTTTCTGATGGCAACAACGCAGGGTCAGATCGTGCTG